In a single window of the Acidobacteriota bacterium genome:
- a CDS encoding carboxypeptidase regulatory-like domain-containing protein, translating into MQKIKVVILLAVCSAVSAIFFVGQERVSALSSGPPARFSGAPGENSCVACHSQFPVNSGTGNVQILGVPANYTPGQQYPISVRVSDKEATIYGFQLTAIISSGAAAGTFQLPMEMPATTQTSQGTVGGNQRDYVLQTIDGLFTNGVFGSNTWNFFWTAPPKPVGTISFYAAGNGSNSDGMTWGDYIYTTSVSSSFASTVSVGGRVFTSTGSPLRNARVTINGPNNFSQSVITSTFGFYSFNDIPIGETYTVSVFSRSFRFNAQQVSVSQQISNLDFTGQE; encoded by the coding sequence ATGCAAAAAATAAAGGTGGTCATCTTGCTTGCCGTTTGTTCAGCCGTCTCGGCGATATTTTTCGTTGGACAGGAGAGAGTTTCCGCACTCTCGTCGGGCCCGCCGGCCAGATTTTCAGGCGCGCCCGGCGAAAACAGCTGCGTTGCGTGCCACTCTCAATTCCCTGTGAACAGCGGAACCGGGAACGTCCAGATCCTGGGTGTCCCGGCGAACTACACGCCGGGTCAACAGTATCCGATCTCTGTCAGAGTGAGTGACAAAGAGGCGACGATCTACGGCTTTCAACTGACCGCGATCATAAGCAGCGGAGCCGCGGCCGGCACATTTCAATTGCCAATGGAGATGCCCGCCACGACCCAAACATCTCAAGGCACGGTAGGCGGCAACCAACGCGATTACGTCCTTCAGACCATAGACGGATTGTTTACCAATGGTGTATTCGGGTCGAATACCTGGAATTTCTTTTGGACCGCTCCCCCTAAACCCGTCGGAACCATCTCGTTCTATGCAGCCGGCAACGGATCGAACAGTGATGGCATGACCTGGGGCGACTACATCTATACGACGTCGGTCAGCAGCTCATTTGCATCCACGGTCTCGGTCGGCGGACGCGTTTTCACCAGTACGGGCTCGCCTCTGAGAAATGCACGCGTGACGATCAACGGACCAAATAATTTCTCACAGAGTGTGATCACCAGCACATTCGGATTCTACAGCTTTAACGATATTCCGATCGGTGAGACCTACACGGTCAGCGTCTTTTCACGGAGCTTCCGCTTTAATGCTCAACAGGTAAGCGTCAGCCAGCAGATCTCTAACCTGGATTTCACAGGCCAGGAATAA
- the pilQ gene encoding type IV pilus secretin PilQ — MIAVAAVLTLSVAAQKVDPQKQGRHYGEPDFRGEPISLDVVNADVRDILRYITDQYGINFVIDKSVKEVPVTVKVMDVPWNVALDSILQAQELGVQVNGNILRVADNKTLAAEGELFRERMNNQLDTSPLYTEFVRLNYARASGTLASDAGGAGQTVTGTAAGESSAGGGGGGGGSDQGILGIIKKRLSRRGTVEVDGRSNTLIITDVRQNIDAVKQLISLLDQPEPQVEIEARIVVASRNFSRDVGVQLAALVLGGRGSAAGGGTLPNAESTLTPPTGYPVPPINNDMFSKIANTAIGLTTGVFGTAQINAMISAGEQKGQAKVIATPRVTTLNNRPAEIKSGTKIPITTIQPNSGGGAVVATTTYVDVPLRLAITPQITGEDTVILNVVAENSSTATVVGGASPAINTQSMTTQVTVPDGGTTVVGGVLFDDERESQDRTPGLASIPVFGNLFKRKGVQRNTNEILFFITPRITRADYSKNAAPRPTTIIQPVPMGNPPSNSMQTPEASPVVLQAPVSTRPEVVQGSPTKP, encoded by the coding sequence ATGATTGCCGTAGCAGCCGTGCTAACCCTATCAGTGGCTGCTCAAAAGGTCGATCCACAAAAGCAAGGACGTCATTACGGTGAACCGGATTTCCGCGGCGAACCTATCAGCCTTGACGTCGTCAACGCCGATGTCCGCGATATTCTCAGATACATCACGGATCAATACGGCATAAACTTCGTCATCGACAAATCGGTGAAAGAGGTACCTGTAACGGTCAAGGTGATGGACGTTCCTTGGAACGTCGCTCTTGACTCCATTCTACAGGCTCAGGAACTGGGCGTTCAGGTGAACGGTAACATTCTTCGTGTCGCCGACAACAAGACCTTGGCCGCCGAAGGCGAACTGTTCCGCGAGAGGATGAACAATCAGCTTGATACGTCGCCCCTCTATACCGAATTTGTCCGTCTTAACTATGCACGCGCGTCTGGTACGCTCGCGAGCGACGCCGGCGGTGCAGGTCAGACCGTCACAGGTACTGCTGCAGGCGAATCATCTGCGGGCGGCGGCGGTGGTGGCGGCGGTTCCGACCAGGGAATCCTCGGTATCATCAAAAAGCGGCTTTCGCGTCGAGGAACCGTCGAGGTTGACGGCCGTTCGAACACTCTCATAATCACGGACGTCAGGCAGAACATTGATGCCGTGAAGCAGCTGATCTCACTTCTCGATCAGCCCGAACCTCAGGTTGAGATCGAAGCACGCATTGTTGTGGCATCACGCAATTTCAGCCGTGACGTCGGCGTGCAGTTGGCAGCCTTAGTATTGGGCGGCCGCGGCAGTGCCGCAGGCGGCGGAACATTGCCGAATGCTGAGAGTACGTTGACGCCGCCGACGGGATATCCCGTTCCGCCGATCAACAACGATATGTTCTCGAAGATCGCGAACACCGCCATCGGACTGACAACAGGTGTTTTCGGCACAGCTCAGATCAATGCAATGATCTCTGCCGGTGAACAGAAAGGTCAGGCGAAGGTGATCGCTACACCTCGTGTAACGACCCTTAATAATCGTCCTGCCGAGATCAAGAGCGGAACAAAGATCCCGATCACCACCATTCAGCCTAACAGCGGCGGCGGAGCGGTCGTTGCCACTACGACCTATGTCGATGTTCCGCTGCGGCTCGCTATCACACCTCAGATCACAGGCGAGGATACGGTGATCCTTAACGTTGTCGCTGAGAATAGTTCGACCGCGACAGTGGTCGGCGGTGCATCACCGGCGATCAACACTCAGAGCATGACCACGCAGGTAACCGTTCCCGACGGCGGCACGACCGTCGTAGGCGGCGTGTTATTTGACGATGAGCGTGAAAGTCAGGACCGCACGCCGGGCTTGGCAAGCATCCCGGTGTTCGGAAACCTCTTCAAGAGGAAAGGCGTTCAGCGTAATACAAATGAGATCCTCTTCTTCATCACGCCGAGGATAACAAGGGCAGACTATTCGAAGAACGCTGCACCGCGGCCGACAACGATAATTCAGCCTGTCCCGATGGGCAATCCGCCTTCGAACTCCATGCAGACGCCCGAAGCGTCTCCTGTAGTTCTCCAGGCTCCTGTCTCGACCAGGCCGGAGGTTGTTCAGGGCTCGCCAACGAAGCCGTAA
- a CDS encoding ATP-dependent DNA helicase, translating into MASEVNKIAIRHGAATAGGRSLDGIFAAGGLLEKFHESFEIRDGQIAMADAIESAILSKRHLVVEAGTGTGKTLAYLVPAVAAAVASGKRVLISTGTKNLQEQLMEKDIPFLQRVLPRKFSAAYMKGRSNYACILRMKTADEQPILDGVGEVAMFRKVSEWFKTTEVGDRAELVDLPENIPFWNRVNARGEICLGTKCPDFESCFISKMRARAESADIVVVNHHLFFADLNIRDNDFGRVLPDYDVVIFDEAHLLEDIAAEYFGIQISNFRVEEVAKDAADLPIADAISASSIMRSVARLQEIASQFWQSISDRLRFDGRLTLTSDDFENVFSRAYIEQNADLLSDALSLLETEVKPLTDDVVEAQGIVKRLMQARSDLKFIVGKPDPNFVYWVERRGRGVFLQASPIDVSGILREKLFGAKDTCVLTSATLTADGSFDFVINRLGLDKAKTDKLIAASPFDFEEQAILYLPPGLPDPRSPEYTRLAADEIVRIITASHGRAFVLCTSVVSMTALYEIVSSLVDFPCFLQGSMSKTGLIERFRETPHAVLFATSSFWQGVDVQGEQLSCVIIDKLPFAVPSDPLVAARSRSINENGGDAFRDYSLPQAILSLRQGIGRLIRSRKDRGVIAILDPRLRSKGYGRNFLHSLPRMRVTKEMADVVRMFEDAEAE; encoded by the coding sequence ATGGCGTCAGAAGTCAATAAAATTGCGATCAGACACGGTGCCGCCACGGCCGGCGGGCGGTCGTTGGACGGCATATTCGCCGCGGGCGGATTGCTGGAAAAGTTCCACGAATCGTTCGAGATCCGCGACGGTCAGATCGCAATGGCTGACGCGATCGAATCCGCGATATTGTCAAAACGCCACCTGGTGGTCGAGGCAGGAACCGGAACCGGCAAGACACTGGCATACCTCGTCCCGGCGGTTGCCGCGGCGGTCGCAAGCGGTAAGCGCGTCCTGATCTCGACCGGAACAAAGAACCTTCAGGAACAGCTGATGGAAAAGGACATTCCTTTTCTGCAGCGTGTACTGCCGCGGAAATTCTCGGCTGCGTACATGAAAGGCCGCTCCAATTACGCCTGCATTCTCCGAATGAAGACCGCTGATGAGCAGCCGATACTGGACGGCGTTGGCGAAGTGGCAATGTTCCGCAAGGTTTCGGAATGGTTCAAAACGACGGAGGTCGGTGACCGTGCAGAACTCGTCGATCTGCCGGAAAACATTCCCTTCTGGAATCGCGTTAATGCCCGCGGCGAGATCTGTTTGGGGACCAAATGCCCTGATTTTGAGTCGTGCTTTATCAGCAAAATGCGGGCACGAGCGGAGAGTGCGGATATTGTCGTAGTTAACCATCATCTTTTCTTTGCCGACCTGAATATTCGTGACAACGATTTCGGCCGCGTTCTTCCGGATTACGACGTTGTTATCTTTGACGAGGCACATCTGTTGGAGGACATCGCCGCGGAGTATTTTGGTATTCAGATCTCGAATTTTCGCGTGGAAGAGGTCGCAAAGGATGCGGCCGATCTGCCGATCGCTGATGCAATTTCGGCCAGCTCAATAATGCGCTCCGTCGCGAGGCTGCAGGAAATCGCCTCTCAATTTTGGCAGAGCATTTCTGACCGACTACGTTTTGACGGCCGTCTCACTCTGACATCTGATGATTTCGAAAATGTCTTCTCACGCGCTTATATCGAACAGAACGCCGATCTGCTGAGCGATGCATTATCGTTGCTCGAAACGGAAGTTAAGCCGTTGACGGACGATGTTGTTGAGGCACAGGGAATCGTGAAACGCCTGATGCAGGCTCGGTCCGACCTTAAGTTCATAGTTGGTAAGCCCGATCCCAATTTCGTTTATTGGGTCGAACGGCGAGGCCGCGGCGTTTTTCTGCAGGCTTCACCGATCGACGTCTCGGGCATTTTGAGAGAAAAGCTTTTCGGTGCAAAGGACACCTGTGTTCTGACGTCTGCAACGCTGACGGCGGACGGCTCTTTCGATTTTGTGATCAACAGGCTCGGGTTGGATAAAGCAAAAACGGACAAACTCATCGCTGCATCGCCGTTTGATTTTGAGGAGCAGGCGATACTTTATTTGCCGCCCGGCCTGCCCGATCCGCGTTCGCCGGAATACACACGTCTCGCCGCCGACGAGATCGTCCGCATCATTACTGCCAGCCACGGACGTGCCTTTGTATTATGTACGAGCGTCGTTTCAATGACGGCTCTTTACGAGATCGTGTCGTCGCTAGTTGATTTTCCGTGCTTTTTGCAGGGGTCGATGTCGAAAACCGGCCTTATCGAGCGGTTTCGGGAAACGCCGCATGCCGTTCTATTCGCAACGTCCAGCTTTTGGCAGGGCGTCGACGTTCAAGGTGAACAGCTTTCCTGTGTGATCATCGACAAGCTTCCGTTTGCCGTGCCGAGCGATCCCCTGGTCGCGGCACGGTCACGGTCGATCAATGAGAACGGCGGCGATGCGTTTCGGGATTACAGTCTGCCCCAGGCGATCTTGTCGTTGCGGCAGGGAATCGGGCGGCTCATACGCAGCCGCAAAGATCGCGGCGTTATTGCGATACTCGATCCGAGGCTGCGTTCAAAAGGCTATGGCCGAAATTTTCTCCATAGTCTGCCGCGTATGCGCGTTACCAAGGAGATGGCCGACGTTGTTAGAATGTTTGAGGACGCTGAGGCGGAGTAA
- a CDS encoding M36 family metallopeptidase: MFAAMLPREAKVADYGLLVRTGSHDEGLRNYDIRWNKSGSEIASLRTLAGRNAEGDTAVRHTIDTGIAELISRSPKTRIDLNDDLRIPEVIGTEIGLGKAFLSERSSDSRPEILKNFLRRNSSIVAVTTESIDELIVAADYTNPDGNLSFVELNQQFNGIPVFRGEVKAGFTKRGEIIRVINNLAPGIDTRQLSTYFGDAENAVAAAYRHIGREFDGVAKPRNDRLTNELVAVFGKGDSATTAEKMYFPLEPGFAVPAWRVLIWQPVNAYYVVVDAAMGTLLWRKNITEDQTQPATYNVYSNPAGFIDLANSPFPFWPGPTSPNGTQGTGIARTNITRIGNESPFGFNQLGWINDGVTKTDGNNVQAGLDRDGVDGIDPNSEAFSPTREFVFAYSPLNPNNNTGENPIPAVQTYPGTDFQQGSVTQLFYTSNWFHNATYLLGFTEGARNFQNVNFTGQGLGGDRVRAEGQDSSGTNNANFSTPADGGRGRMQMYVWTGPTPNIDGNLDTDVVIHELTHGLSNRLHGNSTGLVNDMSRGMGEGWSDFFGMALLSRPTDPINGIYTTGSYDTYRLGGTFLNNAYYGIRRFPTAVRAFTGGPNNRPHNPLTFADIDVTQFNLSDGAFAPRFSGTPDQVHAAGEIWCNTLWEVRARFITRLGWQEGNRRILQFVIDGMKLSPLSPTFVNARDSIVAAALASGTDADVADIWAGFAIRGIGAGASVQNVGGTSTGGTGTARVTESFDLPNLRQDGPLTIIDSNGNGVADPGEQIQIGIPLGNITGFTATGTTLSIEGGGSGNYGSIANGATVSQNVAFTVPQTAQCGSLVPLTLNANSSLGPVTFTRFIEVGQPLQTFTEDFDAVTLPNAPNGWDITSSYVPMTFRSTATNPDTPPNSMFAANLPDCTSGCPTTDGGSTELTSPPIAVSSTASHLSFRHRYNTEAGWDGGVLELSIAGGPFQDFAASGGSFLQGGYNANMGTSSPNPLGGRMGWTGNSGGYITTVARFPASAAGQSIQLRWRFGADNNTAPPGGGWNVDTVKIFGDFACQGTSTRRARYDFDGDGKTDLSIYRPSDGNWWLNRSTQGVTVANFGLPDDIPAVGDFDGDGKADVTVFRPSTGLWFRINSSNGSVSVDSFGVTGDIPQVHDYDGDGKDDIAIFRPSDGVWWYKNSGTDTVNAAGFGQTGDVPQIGDYDGDGRADITVFRPSIGLWYVLRSSNAQVAYFSWGTTGDIAVGADFDGDSRDDVAVYRPSNGTWYWINSGNSQISIASWGLTGDVPVPGDYDGDGRSDLAVYREGVWYIAYMSGGAVATGFGNSTDIPIPRKQP, from the coding sequence GTGTTCGCAGCAATGCTTCCGCGTGAAGCAAAGGTGGCTGATTACGGGCTATTGGTCCGTACGGGTAGCCATGACGAAGGCCTGCGGAATTATGATATTCGCTGGAACAAGTCCGGCAGCGAGATAGCATCGCTTCGCACACTTGCGGGGCGTAACGCCGAAGGCGATACCGCAGTTCGCCATACGATCGATACCGGTATAGCGGAACTCATATCAAGATCACCGAAAACACGTATCGATCTGAACGACGACCTGCGGATCCCGGAGGTGATCGGCACGGAGATCGGGCTAGGCAAGGCTTTCCTTAGCGAGCGGTCGTCTGACTCGCGGCCGGAAATACTCAAGAATTTTCTACGCCGGAATAGTTCCATTGTCGCTGTCACGACCGAATCGATCGACGAACTCATCGTCGCAGCTGACTACACCAATCCTGACGGCAATCTTTCTTTCGTCGAACTAAATCAGCAGTTCAACGGCATTCCGGTATTTCGCGGCGAGGTGAAGGCAGGCTTTACGAAACGCGGCGAGATCATCCGCGTCATCAACAACCTCGCACCCGGAATCGACACCCGGCAGCTTTCTACCTACTTCGGTGATGCAGAAAACGCCGTCGCGGCGGCATATCGGCACATCGGCCGTGAGTTTGACGGAGTCGCGAAGCCGCGAAACGACAGGCTAACAAATGAACTTGTTGCGGTTTTCGGCAAAGGCGACTCGGCGACGACCGCTGAGAAGATGTATTTTCCGCTCGAGCCCGGCTTCGCGGTTCCGGCCTGGCGAGTGCTGATCTGGCAACCGGTGAACGCCTACTACGTCGTCGTTGATGCCGCGATGGGCACGCTGCTTTGGCGAAAGAATATCACCGAAGATCAGACGCAGCCGGCCACATACAACGTATATTCAAATCCTGCGGGCTTTATTGACTTAGCGAACAGCCCGTTTCCATTCTGGCCGGGCCCGACATCACCGAACGGAACACAGGGAACAGGGATCGCACGCACCAACATCACCCGTATCGGCAACGAATCTCCGTTCGGGTTCAATCAGCTGGGCTGGATAAATGACGGCGTGACCAAAACCGACGGCAACAACGTACAAGCGGGCCTTGACCGTGACGGAGTTGACGGAATCGACCCGAACAGCGAGGCGTTCAGCCCGACGCGAGAATTTGTATTCGCCTATTCACCTCTTAACCCGAACAATAACACCGGAGAGAATCCGATCCCGGCGGTCCAAACCTATCCGGGAACCGATTTTCAGCAAGGCTCTGTGACCCAGCTTTTTTACACATCGAACTGGTTCCACAATGCGACGTATCTTCTTGGTTTTACGGAAGGTGCCCGGAATTTCCAGAATGTGAATTTCACCGGACAGGGCCTCGGCGGCGATCGTGTGCGGGCGGAAGGCCAAGATTCATCCGGTACGAATAACGCAAATTTCTCGACGCCGGCTGACGGCGGCAGAGGAAGAATGCAGATGTACGTTTGGACCGGCCCGACGCCGAATATCGACGGCAATCTCGACACCGACGTCGTTATACACGAACTTACGCACGGCCTTTCAAACCGTCTTCACGGTAACAGCACCGGACTCGTGAACGACATGTCCCGCGGGATGGGCGAAGGCTGGTCAGACTTTTTCGGGATGGCACTTCTATCACGTCCGACCGACCCGATCAACGGCATTTACACGACAGGTTCATATGACACCTATCGTCTGGGCGGCACATTTCTAAACAACGCCTACTACGGTATTCGGAGATTTCCGACCGCCGTCAGAGCTTTTACCGGCGGGCCGAACAACCGTCCGCACAATCCGCTAACTTTTGCAGATATTGACGTTACGCAATTCAATCTGAGCGACGGTGCTTTCGCTCCGCGTTTTAGCGGGACGCCGGATCAGGTACACGCGGCCGGAGAGATCTGGTGCAATACACTTTGGGAGGTCAGAGCTCGGTTCATAACACGACTCGGCTGGCAGGAAGGCAATCGGCGAATTCTCCAGTTCGTCATCGACGGTATGAAGCTCTCGCCGCTTTCGCCGACATTCGTAAATGCCCGCGATTCGATCGTTGCCGCGGCGCTGGCATCAGGCACCGACGCGGATGTTGCCGACATCTGGGCCGGCTTTGCGATCCGTGGAATCGGGGCAGGTGCGAGCGTGCAAAACGTCGGCGGAACCTCGACGGGTGGCACAGGAACCGCTCGAGTGACCGAAAGTTTCGATCTGCCAAACCTGCGGCAGGACGGGCCGCTCACGATCATTGACAGCAATGGGAATGGCGTTGCCGACCCCGGCGAGCAGATACAGATCGGCATTCCGCTTGGCAACATTACGGGCTTTACAGCGACCGGAACCACACTTTCGATCGAAGGCGGCGGCTCAGGCAATTACGGTTCGATTGCTAACGGTGCGACGGTTTCTCAGAATGTCGCATTCACGGTCCCGCAGACAGCTCAGTGCGGCTCATTGGTACCGCTCACATTGAACGCAAACAGCAGCCTCGGTCCGGTCACCTTTACGCGCTTTATTGAGGTCGGCCAGCCTTTGCAAACATTTACCGAAGATTTTGACGCCGTGACCTTGCCGAATGCTCCGAATGGGTGGGACATCACTTCAAGTTACGTTCCTATGACGTTCCGCTCGACAGCAACGAATCCTGACACGCCGCCCAATTCGATGTTCGCGGCGAACCTGCCGGATTGCACGTCGGGGTGCCCAACCACGGATGGCGGTTCTACGGAACTTACCTCCCCGCCAATAGCCGTTTCGTCGACCGCCTCGCACCTAAGTTTCCGTCATAGGTACAACACCGAAGCAGGCTGGGACGGCGGAGTGCTGGAGCTAAGCATCGCAGGCGGGCCGTTTCAGGACTTCGCCGCTTCAGGAGGATCATTTCTTCAAGGCGGCTACAACGCGAACATGGGAACCAGCTCACCGAATCCGCTTGGCGGACGAATGGGCTGGACCGGAAATTCAGGAGGCTATATCACGACGGTCGCCAGATTCCCCGCATCGGCGGCAGGGCAGAGCATTCAATTGCGATGGCGTTTCGGTGCAGATAACAATACTGCACCGCCTGGCGGCGGCTGGAACGTCGATACAGTCAAGATATTCGGGGATTTTGCCTGCCAGGGTACATCAACCCGCAGAGCCAGATACGATTTTGACGGCGACGGCAAGACCGACCTGTCCATTTACAGGCCTTCGGACGGCAATTGGTGGCTAAATAGGTCTACCCAAGGTGTTACCGTGGCTAACTTTGGGCTTCCCGACGACATTCCGGCGGTTGGCGATTTTGACGGCGACGGCAAGGCCGATGTAACTGTTTTCCGGCCTTCGACGGGGCTGTGGTTCCGTATCAACAGTTCGAATGGCTCCGTTTCGGTCGACAGTTTCGGAGTGACCGGCGATATTCCGCAGGTTCACGATTATGACGGCGACGGCAAAGACGATATAGCCATTTTTAGGCCGTCCGACGGGGTTTGGTGGTATAAGAACAGTGGTACTGATACTGTCAACGCTGCGGGCTTCGGACAGACGGGCGACGTCCCTCAGATCGGGGATTACGATGGCGACGGCAGGGCCGATATCACTGTTTTTCGGCCAAGCATCGGGTTATGGTACGTTCTCCGCAGTTCGAATGCGCAAGTGGCATACTTTTCGTGGGGCACAACCGGTGATATTGCGGTGGGCGCGGATTTTGACGGCGACTCGCGTGACGACGTAGCTGTCTACAGGCCGTCAAACGGTACATGGTATTGGATCAATAGCGGCAATAGCCAAATTTCGATCGCATCGTGGGGCTTGACCGGCGACGTGCCGGTTCCGGGCGATTATGACGGTGACGGCCGCAGCGACCTTGCGGTTTACCGAGAGGGAGTTTGGTACATCGCCTACATGAGCGGCGGAGCCGTCGCGACCGGATTCGGGAACTCAACGGACATTCCGATTCCACGCAAGCAGCCGTAG